Proteins co-encoded in one Desulfobacterales bacterium genomic window:
- a CDS encoding phenylacetate--CoA ligase produces MYWDQEKECMGRDDLEQLQLERLQSTLYRVATHVPFYRKKFKELRVDPDGFRSLAELRSLPFTTKQDLRDNYPYGLFAVPLREVVRVHSSSGTTGQATVVGYTRNDIRNWSDMVARILTAAGVGKDDVVQIAFGYGMFTGGFGLHYGAERVGASVIPISSGNTKRQIRIMQDFRTTALVCTPSYALLLADIMAEKNISISALSLKYGLFGGEPWSEAMRTEIQNRLRIVATDNYGLSEVMGPGVAGECLERNGLHINEDQFLVEIIDPETLEPVRPGEVGELVITTLFKEAFPVIRYRTRDLTRLITGPCPCGRTLYRMERVLGRTDDMLIIKGVNVYPSQIENVLFEIEGTKPHYQIVVERDGRLDKITVLVEVVESIFFDQMRKQRQMVDLIKKQLATELGISVDIKLVEEKSLERSEGKADRIVDRRKL; encoded by the coding sequence ATGTATTGGGACCAGGAAAAAGAATGCATGGGCCGGGACGACCTTGAGCAACTGCAACTGGAAAGGCTGCAGTCGACCCTGTACCGGGTCGCAACCCATGTGCCCTTCTACCGCAAGAAATTCAAGGAACTGCGGGTGGACCCGGACGGCTTCCGGTCGCTGGCCGAACTGCGGTCGCTGCCCTTTACCACCAAGCAGGACCTGCGCGACAACTATCCCTACGGTCTCTTTGCCGTGCCGCTCAGGGAGGTGGTCAGGGTGCACTCCTCTTCCGGCACCACCGGCCAGGCCACCGTGGTCGGCTACACCAGAAACGATATCAGGAACTGGTCCGACATGGTGGCCCGGATTCTTACCGCTGCCGGGGTAGGCAAGGACGACGTGGTCCAGATCGCATTCGGCTACGGCATGTTCACCGGCGGTTTCGGCCTGCATTACGGGGCCGAGCGGGTCGGGGCCTCGGTGATCCCCATTTCCAGCGGCAACACCAAGCGGCAGATCCGGATCATGCAGGATTTCCGGACCACGGCCCTGGTCTGCACCCCCAGCTATGCCCTGCTGCTGGCCGATATCATGGCGGAAAAGAATATCAGCATCAGCGCCCTCTCCCTGAAGTACGGGTTGTTCGGCGGCGAGCCCTGGTCCGAGGCGATGCGCACCGAGATCCAGAACCGGCTGCGGATCGTGGCCACCGACAACTACGGCCTGAGTGAGGTGATGGGGCCCGGGGTGGCCGGGGAGTGCCTGGAAAGAAACGGGCTGCACATCAACGAGGATCAGTTTCTGGTCGAGATAATCGACCCGGAGACCCTGGAGCCGGTCCGGCCCGGCGAGGTGGGCGAGTTGGTGATCACCACCCTTTTCAAGGAGGCATTCCCGGTGATCCGTTACCGGACCCGGGACCTGACCCGGCTGATCACCGGGCCCTGTCCCTGCGGCAGGACCCTTTACCGGATGGAGCGGGTGCTGGGCCGCACCGACGATATGTTGATCATCAAGGGGGTCAATGTATATCCCTCCCAGATCGAAAATGTCCTGTTCGAGATCGAGGGCACCAAGCCCCATTACCAGATCGTGGTGGAACGGGACGGACGGCTTGACAAAATCACCGTGCTGGTGGAGGTTGTGGAGTCGATTTTCTTCGACCAGATGCGCAAGCAGCGGCAGATGGTCGATCTGATCAAAAAACAGCTGGCCACGGAACTGGGCATCTCGGTGGACATCAAGCTGGTTGAGGAGAAATCCCTGGAACGGTCGGAAGGCAAGGCCGATCGTATTGTTGACAGACGTAAACTGTAA
- a CDS encoding ABC transporter ATP-binding protein: MLRIRNLEAGYGKLRVLKRISMHVDPGEIVTIIGANGAGKTTLLHTIAGLIRVTAGQISFMGDDLNRVAPQKIVGMGCSLVPEGRQVFATMSVEENLVLGGYVQSKKNKDAVPQEMAAVYELFPLLKERRNQLAGTLSGGEQQMLAMGRALMARPALVMMDEPSTGLAPLIVKDIFRVIATLRDSGKTVLLVEQNAKAALKIADRGYVLETGKIIVQGPGDDLLANRDVQRAYLGRDVGE, encoded by the coding sequence ATGCTTAGGATAAGAAACCTGGAGGCGGGCTACGGCAAGCTCAGGGTCCTGAAACGGATATCCATGCATGTGGATCCCGGTGAGATCGTCACCATTATCGGCGCCAACGGCGCCGGCAAGACCACCTTGCTGCATACCATTGCCGGTCTGATCCGGGTTACTGCCGGTCAAATATCATTTATGGGTGATGATTTAAACCGGGTGGCGCCGCAGAAGATAGTCGGCATGGGCTGTTCCCTGGTGCCGGAGGGACGCCAGGTATTTGCCACCATGTCGGTTGAAGAAAACCTGGTCCTCGGTGGTTATGTACAGTCGAAAAAAAACAAGGATGCGGTGCCACAAGAAATGGCTGCCGTTTATGAGCTTTTTCCGCTCCTTAAGGAACGGCGTAACCAACTGGCCGGTACCCTGTCCGGCGGCGAGCAGCAGATGCTGGCCATGGGCCGGGCACTGATGGCCAGGCCCGCCCTGGTGATGATGGACGAACCCTCCACCGGGCTGGCCCCACTGATTGTCAAGGATATCTTCCGGGTCATCGCCACCCTCCGGGATAGCGGCAAGACCGTGCTGCTGGTGGAGCAGAACGCCAAGGCGGCCCTTAAAATCGCCGACCGGGGCTATGTCCTGGAGACCGGCAAGATAATCGTCCAGGGACCTGGCGATGACCTGTTGGCCAACCGGGACGTGCAGCGGGCCTATCTGGGCCGGGATGTTGGTGAATAA
- a CDS encoding ABC transporter ATP-binding protein, which produces MAFLEIDNLCRSFGGLKAVNKVGFTMERGMIKAVIGPNGAGKTTLFNLIAGNLATDSGTVLFDGRTIQNKRPFQIARRGLSRTYQNIKLFHGMTALENVMVGRHIRSRAGFIAGMLNLPRTWREEREILEKSMELLEFMGIADQADTEVTNLAFGQQRAVEFARALATEPSLLLLDEPAAGLNIYETAEIGAMISAIRNQGVTVLLVEHDMSLVMDISDEVVVLSFGRKIAEGLPGSIQQNPEVIRVYLGEEE; this is translated from the coding sequence ATGGCCTTTCTCGAAATAGACAATCTCTGCCGTTCCTTTGGCGGCCTGAAGGCGGTCAACAAGGTCGGTTTTACCATGGAGCGCGGGATGATCAAGGCGGTCATCGGCCCCAACGGCGCCGGCAAGACCACCTTGTTCAACCTGATCGCCGGCAACCTGGCCACTGACTCCGGCACGGTTCTTTTTGACGGCAGGACCATCCAGAACAAGAGGCCCTTTCAGATCGCCCGCCGGGGTCTGTCGCGGACCTACCAGAATATCAAACTGTTCCACGGGATGACCGCCCTGGAGAATGTGATGGTCGGCCGGCATATCCGCAGCCGGGCCGGGTTTATCGCCGGGATGCTCAACCTGCCCCGGACCTGGCGGGAGGAGCGGGAGATTCTGGAGAAGTCCATGGAACTTCTCGAATTTATGGGTATTGCCGACCAAGCCGATACCGAGGTGACCAACCTCGCCTTCGGGCAGCAGCGGGCGGTGGAGTTTGCCCGGGCCCTGGCCACCGAGCCCAGCTTGCTCCTTCTGGATGAGCCGGCCGCCGGCCTCAATATCTACGAGACCGCCGAGATCGGCGCGATGATCTCCGCCATCCGGAACCAGGGGGTAACCGTGCTCCTGGTTGAACACGACATGTCGCTGGTCATGGACATATCCGACGAGGTCGTGGTGTTGAGTTTCGGCCGGAAGATTGCAGAGGGCCTGCCAGGCTCAATCCAGCAGAACCCGGAGGTGATCCGGGTCTATCTGGGAGAAGAGGAATAG
- a CDS encoding branched-chain amino acid ABC transporter permease, with protein MHGFKRYIPVAMLLVVVITVQLATQLTGTAYYLTQLTMSAYYSLVVIGLCVVMGYAGQLSLGHAGFFAIGGYLAASLTTHNLIAMQDQPLVALLDRLGILVSRQGLYGDSLLTVHPWPACIIAILAAMVIAFALGGPVLKLKGHYLAMATLGFGIIIFRIALASPYFGEADGISEVPGFFVFPGVEVSGSFKARVFNYYIAWGILIICMVLLLNLIHSRVGRALRSIHGAEEAANAMGVNTARYKLYTFVLSAAFAALGGVFLTHYNGGIGPSEAGVMKSVRYVAIVAVGGMANLWGAMIMGVVLNFLSLRGVFGSYDDAVFGVILILIMLFAPEGILRLHLLARVKALAGRGK; from the coding sequence ATGCACGGGTTCAAGCGCTATATCCCGGTGGCAATGCTGCTGGTTGTGGTGATCACCGTCCAGTTGGCCACCCAATTGACCGGCACCGCCTATTACCTGACCCAGTTGACCATGTCGGCCTACTACTCGCTGGTGGTGATCGGTCTCTGTGTGGTCATGGGCTATGCCGGCCAGCTTTCCCTTGGTCATGCCGGTTTCTTCGCCATTGGCGGCTATCTCGCCGCCTCCCTGACCACCCATAATCTGATAGCCATGCAGGACCAGCCGCTGGTGGCCCTGCTGGACAGGCTGGGGATCCTGGTCTCCCGCCAGGGCCTGTACGGCGACAGCCTGCTTACCGTGCATCCCTGGCCCGCCTGTATCATCGCCATTCTGGCCGCGATGGTCATCGCCTTTGCCCTGGGCGGGCCGGTACTCAAGCTGAAAGGTCATTACCTGGCCATGGCCACCCTGGGGTTCGGGATCATCATCTTCCGGATCGCCCTGGCCAGCCCCTATTTCGGCGAGGCGGACGGCATCTCCGAGGTGCCGGGATTTTTCGTTTTTCCCGGTGTTGAGGTAAGCGGCAGCTTCAAGGCCCGGGTGTTCAACTACTACATTGCCTGGGGCATCCTCATCATCTGTATGGTGCTGCTGCTCAACCTGATCCATTCCCGGGTCGGCCGGGCCTTGCGCTCCATCCACGGCGCCGAGGAGGCGGCCAATGCCATGGGGGTCAATACGGCCCGCTACAAGCTCTATACCTTTGTCCTCAGTGCGGCGTTCGCCGCCCTGGGCGGGGTATTTTTAACCCATTACAACGGCGGCATCGGCCCGTCCGAGGCCGGGGTGATGAAATCGGTCCGCTACGTGGCCATCGTTGCCGTGGGCGGCATGGCCAACCTCTGGGGGGCCATGATCATGGGGGTGGTGTTGAACTTCCTGTCGCTCAGGGGGGTGTTCGGCTCTTACGACGATGCGGTGTTCGGGGTCATTCTGATCCTGATCATGCTGTTTGCCCCGGAGGGGATTCTGCGGCTGCACCTCCTGGCAAGGGTAAAGGCCCTGGCCGGCAGGGGGAAATAG
- a CDS encoding branched-chain amino acid ABC transporter permease — translation MNLELFSQYLFAGITYGIIYAIVAIGFNIIYNTTGIINFAQGEFVMLGGMIAISLDQFMPLLPAIILAVIATMLIGALIEIFFIRWLESPSVLRMIIITIGLSILVREAALHIWGESVRSLPYFVGNEVTSISILGSRISPQVLWVIGVCSVMVAGLSLFFKLSSLGREMRACAANRRAAILCGINPKNMVTLSFMLSAGIGAVAGCVMSPITYTQYEMGPGLAIKGFTVAIIGGLGNSMAAVAAGLLLGIIESFSISVLPLAFQDAIATSILLLILFVRPHGLFGCSEAASLKEF, via the coding sequence ATGAATCTCGAACTCTTCAGCCAATACCTGTTCGCCGGCATAACCTATGGCATCATCTATGCCATAGTTGCCATCGGTTTTAACATCATCTACAACACCACCGGGATCATCAACTTCGCCCAGGGCGAATTCGTCATGCTGGGCGGGATGATCGCCATTTCCCTGGACCAGTTCATGCCGCTCCTGCCGGCCATCATCCTGGCGGTGATTGCGACGATGCTCATCGGCGCCCTGATCGAGATTTTTTTTATCCGCTGGCTGGAGAGCCCGTCGGTTCTGCGGATGATCATCATCACCATCGGACTTTCCATTCTGGTCAGAGAGGCGGCCCTGCACATCTGGGGGGAGAGCGTCCGGTCGCTGCCCTACTTTGTCGGTAACGAGGTGACCTCGATCTCCATTCTGGGGAGCAGGATATCGCCCCAGGTGCTCTGGGTGATCGGGGTCTGTTCGGTGATGGTCGCCGGCCTGAGCCTCTTTTTCAAACTGAGTTCCCTGGGCCGGGAGATGCGGGCCTGCGCCGCCAACCGCCGGGCCGCCATCCTCTGCGGGATCAACCCCAAGAACATGGTGACCCTCTCCTTTATGCTCAGCGCCGGGATCGGCGCGGTGGCCGGCTGCGTGATGTCGCCGATCACCTATACCCAGTATGAGATGGGACCCGGGCTGGCGATCAAGGGGTTTACCGTGGCCATTATCGGCGGACTGGGCAACAGCATGGCCGCGGTGGCCGCCGGTCTGCTCCTGGGGATCATCGAGTCGTTCAGTATCTCGGTGCTGCCGCTGGCCTTTCAGGACGCCATTGCCACCTCCATCCTGCTGTTGATCCTTTTTGTCCGGCCGCACGGCCTGTTCGGCTGCAGTGAAGCGGCCAGCCTGAAGGAATTCTGA
- a CDS encoding ABC transporter substrate-binding protein — MKGKLHTNLLAIFVCCAAVVAFMLPGQALAKTIKIGAILAVTGGASFLGGPEARTLEMMVEEINANGGINGDKIDLIIKDSGANPEKAISFTKQLIEEDKVFAILGPSTSGESMKMKNIVEQAKTIMISCGAAEVIVNPVAKYVFKTPQKDSFAVKKIFMEMQKMGINKIAVVVGNTGFGKAGKGQLEKLAPEFGIKVVVSEVYDKKATDLSALVAKLMAHKDVQAVINWSIVPAQAIVAKNMRQAGWDVPLFQSHGFGNIKYVQAAGAAAEGIIFPAGRLLVVDSLPDDNPQKALLTKYKHDYESRYNEAASTFGGHAYDALTILVAAIKKAGSDDPAKVRDAIENLQGLAGTGGVFNFSAEDHNGLGMDSFEMLTVKDGKFVIYH; from the coding sequence GTGAAAGGAAAACTGCACACAAACTTATTGGCCATTTTTGTCTGTTGTGCCGCTGTGGTGGCATTTATGCTGCCCGGGCAGGCACTTGCCAAGACCATCAAGATCGGCGCCATCCTGGCGGTCACCGGGGGGGCCTCGTTTCTGGGCGGCCCGGAGGCGCGTACCCTGGAGATGATGGTGGAGGAGATCAATGCCAACGGCGGGATCAACGGCGATAAGATCGACCTGATTATCAAGGATTCCGGCGCCAACCCGGAAAAGGCGATCTCTTTTACCAAGCAACTCATTGAGGAAGACAAGGTGTTCGCCATCCTGGGACCGTCCACCAGCGGCGAGAGCATGAAAATGAAGAACATCGTTGAGCAGGCCAAGACCATCATGATCTCCTGCGGCGCCGCCGAGGTGATTGTCAACCCGGTGGCCAAGTATGTCTTCAAGACCCCCCAGAAGGACAGCTTTGCGGTCAAGAAGATCTTCATGGAGATGCAGAAGATGGGGATCAACAAGATCGCGGTGGTGGTGGGCAACACCGGCTTCGGCAAGGCGGGCAAGGGCCAGCTTGAGAAGCTTGCCCCGGAGTTCGGCATCAAGGTGGTGGTAAGCGAGGTGTACGACAAGAAGGCCACTGATCTGTCCGCCCTGGTGGCCAAGCTCATGGCCCACAAGGATGTCCAGGCAGTGATCAACTGGTCCATCGTTCCGGCCCAGGCCATTGTGGCCAAGAACATGCGCCAGGCCGGCTGGGACGTGCCGTTGTTCCAGAGCCATGGCTTTGGCAACATCAAGTATGTGCAGGCCGCCGGGGCCGCGGCCGAGGGGATCATCTTTCCGGCCGGCCGGCTGCTGGTGGTTGACAGCCTGCCCGACGACAATCCCCAGAAGGCCCTGCTGACCAAATACAAGCATGATTACGAGTCCAGGTACAACGAGGCCGCCTCCACCTTTGGCGGCCATGCCTATGACGCCTTGACCATCCTGGTGGCGGCCATTAAAAAGGCCGGCTCCGATGATCCGGCCAAGGTCCGCGACGCCATTGAGAATCTCCAAGGTCTTGCCGGTACCGGCGGGGTTTTTAACTTCTCGGCCGAGGACCATAACGGCCTGGGCATGGATTCCTTTGAGATGCTGACCGTAAAAGACGGCAAGTTCGTAATCTACCACTAA
- a CDS encoding ACT domain-containing protein: MKVEQIAVFLENRSGRLADISQTLADHDINIRALSLADTADFGILRLVVDDPARARRILKENGFTVAVAEVVAVEVVDRPGGLGAVLQVIKQAGLNVEYMYAVITHGKDKALLIFRFDELDRAINALLKADIRILSADEVYSV; encoded by the coding sequence ATGAAAGTTGAACAGATTGCCGTATTTCTGGAGAATCGTTCCGGTCGTCTGGCGGATATCAGCCAGACCCTGGCTGATCACGATATCAATATCAGGGCCCTGTCCCTGGCCGATACCGCTGACTTCGGCATCCTGCGCCTGGTGGTGGACGATCCGGCCAGGGCCAGACGGATCCTCAAGGAGAACGGCTTTACCGTGGCCGTTGCCGAGGTGGTGGCCGTGGAGGTCGTGGACCGGCCCGGCGGTCTGGGCGCGGTTCTACAGGTCATCAAACAGGCGGGGCTTAATGTTGAATATATGTATGCCGTTATCACCCACGGCAAGGACAAGGCCCTGCTGATTTTCCGGTTCGACGAGCTTGATCGGGCAATCAATGCCCTGCTGAAGGCCGACATCCGGATCCTGTCGGCCGATGAGGTTTATTCTGTTTAG
- a CDS encoding phenylacetate--CoA ligase, whose product MIWNEEYETMPREDLAALQLRRLQAQVERVYAVVPYYRAKMEAAGVEPGEIKTLADIKRLPFTTKEDLRKNYPFGLFTVPLERVVRIHASSGTTGQPTVVGYTRRDIGIWAELMARTLSAAGVGRGDVVQNAYGYGLFTGGLGAHYGAEKIGAAVIPISGGNTKRQITLMRDFGSTVLLSTPSYALNIADTMADMGVDPKSLKLRVGVFGAEPWSENMRDEIERKLHIKAIDIYGLSEIIGPGVAAECIEEQKGLHLMEDHFLPEIVDPDTFEPLPPGEDGELVFTTITKEAFPVIRYRTKDISRLIAEPCTCGRTFFRMPKVTGRTDDMLIIRGVNVFPSQVEHVLMSIDGVEPHYQIEVNREGSLDTMRILVEVSEAIFSDEIKQLEGVSRKIENEIKGMLGVTCRVKLVEPKTIQRSEGKAQRVIDNRNI is encoded by the coding sequence ATGATCTGGAACGAGGAATATGAAACCATGCCGCGGGAGGACCTGGCCGCCCTGCAGCTGCGCCGGCTGCAGGCCCAGGTCGAGCGGGTCTACGCCGTTGTGCCCTATTATCGGGCCAAGATGGAGGCGGCCGGAGTCGAGCCGGGTGAGATCAAGACCCTGGCCGATATCAAGCGGCTGCCCTTTACCACCAAGGAGGACCTGCGCAAGAACTATCCCTTTGGCCTGTTCACCGTACCCCTGGAGCGGGTGGTGCGGATCCATGCCTCTTCCGGCACCACCGGCCAGCCCACGGTGGTGGGCTATACCAGGCGGGACATCGGCATCTGGGCCGAGTTGATGGCCCGGACCCTGTCCGCCGCCGGGGTGGGCCGCGGCGATGTGGTGCAGAACGCCTATGGCTACGGGCTGTTCACCGGCGGACTGGGGGCCCATTACGGGGCCGAGAAGATCGGCGCCGCGGTGATCCCCATCTCCGGGGGCAACACCAAGCGGCAGATTACCCTTATGCGCGATTTCGGTTCCACGGTCCTGTTGTCAACCCCGTCCTATGCCCTGAATATCGCCGACACCATGGCCGATATGGGGGTGGACCCCAAGAGCCTGAAACTCCGGGTCGGGGTGTTCGGCGCCGAGCCGTGGAGCGAGAACATGCGTGACGAGATCGAGCGCAAGCTCCACATCAAGGCCATTGATATCTACGGCTTGAGCGAGATCATCGGCCCGGGGGTGGCGGCCGAGTGTATCGAGGAGCAGAAGGGGCTCCACCTCATGGAGGACCATTTCCTGCCGGAAATAGTCGACCCCGATACCTTTGAGCCGCTGCCGCCGGGCGAGGACGGTGAGCTGGTGTTCACCACCATTACCAAGGAGGCCTTTCCGGTGATCCGTTACCGGACCAAGGACATCTCCCGGCTGATCGCCGAACCCTGCACCTGCGGCCGCACCTTTTTCCGGATGCCCAAGGTCACCGGCCGCACCGACGACATGCTGATCATCCGGGGGGTCAATGTCTTCCCCTCCCAGGTGGAGCACGTGCTGATGAGTATCGACGGGGTGGAACCCCACTACCAGATCGAGGTCAACCGCGAGGGTTCCCTGGACACCATGCGGATCCTGGTCGAGGTCAGCGAGGCGATCTTCTCCGACGAGATCAAGCAGCTGGAGGGTGTGAGTCGAAAAATAGAAAATGAGATCAAGGGGATGCTCGGGGTGACCTGCAGGGTCAAGCTGGTGGAACCGAAAACCATCCAGCGGAGTGAAGGCAAGGCACAGCGGGTAATCGATAATCGTAATATTTAA
- a CDS encoding indolepyruvate oxidoreductase subunit beta: protein MDTSGNILFCGVGGQGILLASEITAHVLLATGLDVKKSEVHGMAQRGGSVEAHLRFGKKVYSPLIEPGTVDILVAFEQLEAVRYLPYLHKKSRVIVNTQKILPPAVATGKLAYPGDSLAQLEQRGLAVVPVDGFALAKEAGEIRAANVVLVGAMSVFMPVAEQEFVKVIEKRVPPRFREANMKAFQKGRRAGGK, encoded by the coding sequence ATGGATACCAGCGGCAATATTTTATTCTGCGGGGTCGGCGGCCAGGGGATTCTGCTGGCCAGCGAGATCACCGCCCATGTACTCCTGGCAACCGGGCTCGATGTCAAGAAAAGCGAGGTGCACGGCATGGCCCAGCGCGGCGGCTCGGTGGAGGCGCATCTGCGCTTCGGCAAAAAGGTTTACTCGCCCCTGATCGAACCGGGCACCGTTGATATCCTGGTGGCCTTTGAGCAGCTGGAGGCGGTCCGCTATCTGCCCTATCTTCATAAAAAGAGCCGGGTGATTGTCAATACCCAGAAGATCCTGCCGCCGGCAGTGGCAACCGGTAAGCTGGCCTATCCCGGGGACAGCCTGGCCCAGCTTGAACAAAGAGGGCTCGCGGTGGTGCCGGTGGACGGTTTTGCCCTGGCCAAGGAGGCGGGCGAGATCCGGGCCGCCAACGTGGTCCTGGTGGGGGCGATGTCGGTCTTTATGCCGGTTGCCGAGCAGGAGTTTGTCAAGGTTATTGAAAAGCGGGTGCCGCCCCGGTTTCGTGAGGCCAATATGAAGGCCTTTCAAAAAGGACGCCGGGCCGGGGGAAAGTAA
- the iorA gene encoding indolepyruvate ferredoxin oxidoreductase subunit alpha, whose protein sequence is MTQKKTVEDRLWFSGNEAIALGAHEAGVKVASGYPGTPSTEILENLTRYDDVYTEWAPNEKVALEVVIGASFAGVRAMATMKHVGLNVAADPLFTASYTGGRGGLVVIVADDPTMHSSQNEQDSRNYAFSAKLPMLEPSDPAEAKEFLHLAFAVSEQFDTPVLLRTCTRIAHVKGVVRPEPARTLPAAEPGIEKMPAKFVMLPANARQRRVVIGERQRQLARFAEQFEENRVEWGDKQKGFITSGVSYLYVKEAFPEASVLKLGMVQPLPEKMIRDFARQVETLYVVEELDPFIELQIKAMGISCHGKDLIPAIGELNVALVRQAISNEPGRVEFEPVPVMPRPPNMCAGCPHRGLFYCLSRMGVFVSGDIGCYTLGFLPPLSAMDSCVCMGASIGVAHGMAKALGADGQGKVVAVIGDSTFIHSGITGLINMVYNKDFGTVVILDNRITAMTGHQPNPASGATLMGEPANAIDFEQLCRAVGVKHVQTVNPHDLKATRAALKEEIERPEVSVVITRAPCVLIPAEKKRKKYPYGTIIAKCTGCGVCIRLGCPAIQWTPLTPAEAKERGYKEKQKGFSQISEEVCNGCGQCVALCKFEAIAREEN, encoded by the coding sequence GTGACGCAGAAAAAAACAGTGGAAGACCGGCTCTGGTTTTCCGGAAACGAAGCCATTGCCCTGGGTGCGCATGAGGCCGGGGTCAAGGTCGCCTCCGGCTACCCCGGCACCCCGTCCACCGAGATTCTTGAAAACCTCACCCGTTATGACGACGTGTATACCGAATGGGCTCCCAATGAAAAGGTGGCCCTGGAGGTTGTCATCGGCGCCTCGTTCGCCGGGGTCCGGGCCATGGCCACCATGAAGCATGTCGGGCTGAACGTGGCGGCTGACCCGCTTTTTACCGCCTCCTATACCGGCGGCCGCGGCGGGCTGGTGGTGATTGTTGCCGACGACCCGACCATGCACAGTTCCCAGAACGAGCAGGACAGCCGCAACTATGCCTTTAGCGCCAAACTGCCCATGCTGGAGCCGTCGGACCCGGCCGAGGCCAAGGAGTTCCTGCACCTGGCCTTTGCAGTAAGCGAGCAGTTCGATACCCCGGTACTGCTCAGAACCTGCACCAGGATCGCCCATGTCAAGGGGGTGGTCAGACCCGAGCCGGCCCGGACCCTGCCCGCGGCAGAGCCGGGTATTGAAAAGATGCCGGCCAAGTTCGTCATGCTGCCGGCCAATGCCCGGCAGCGGCGGGTGGTCATTGGTGAGCGGCAGCGGCAACTTGCCCGGTTCGCCGAGCAGTTTGAAGAAAACCGGGTCGAATGGGGCGATAAACAAAAGGGTTTTATTACCAGCGGGGTCTCCTATCTCTATGTCAAGGAGGCGTTCCCCGAGGCATCGGTACTCAAGCTGGGCATGGTGCAGCCGCTGCCTGAAAAGATGATCCGCGACTTTGCCCGCCAGGTGGAGACCCTCTATGTGGTCGAGGAACTGGATCCCTTTATCGAGTTGCAGATCAAGGCCATGGGCATTTCCTGTCATGGCAAGGATCTGATCCCGGCGATCGGCGAACTGAACGTTGCGCTGGTCCGGCAGGCGATCAGCAACGAGCCCGGCCGGGTGGAGTTCGAACCGGTGCCGGTGATGCCCCGGCCGCCGAACATGTGCGCCGGCTGTCCCCACCGCGGCCTGTTCTATTGCCTTTCCCGGATGGGTGTCTTTGTGTCCGGCGATATCGGCTGTTATACCCTGGGTTTTCTGCCGCCGCTTTCGGCCATGGATTCCTGTGTCTGCATGGGAGCAAGCATCGGGGTGGCCCACGGCATGGCCAAGGCATTGGGCGCGGACGGCCAGGGCAAGGTGGTGGCGGTTATCGGCGACTCCACCTTTATCCATTCCGGGATCACCGGCCTGATCAATATGGTCTATAACAAGGATTTTGGTACGGTTGTCATTCTTGACAACCGGATAACCGCGATGACCGGCCACCAGCCCAACCCGGCCTCCGGCGCCACCCTGATGGGCGAGCCAGCCAATGCCATTGATTTCGAGCAGCTCTGCCGGGCCGTGGGGGTCAAACATGTACAGACCGTCAACCCACATGATCTGAAGGCGACTCGGGCGGCCCTGAAAGAGGAGATCGAAAGGCCGGAGGTTTCGGTGGTCATCACCCGGGCGCCCTGTGTGCTGATCCCGGCGGAGAAGAAACGGAAAAAATATCCCTATGGGACGATCATTGCCAAGTGTACCGGCTGCGGTGTCTGTATCCGGTTGGGCTGCCCGGCGATCCAATGGACCCCCTTGACCCCGGCCGAGGCCAAGGAACGGGGATATAAGGAAAAACAAAAGGGCTTCTCCCAAATCAGCGAGGAGGTGTGCAACGGCTGCGGGCAGTGCGTTGCGCTGTGTAAGTTTGAGGCCATTGCCAGGGAGGAGAACTAA